From a single Equus asinus isolate D_3611 breed Donkey chromosome 2, EquAss-T2T_v2, whole genome shotgun sequence genomic region:
- the NRL gene encoding neural retina-specific leucine zipper protein isoform X2 → MGNRAEAGEQESATGSPGGRARRKVHPSQSSPRMALPPSPLAMEYVNDFDLMKFEVKREPSEGRSAPPTASLGSTPYSSVPPSPTFSEPGMVGATEGPRPGLEELYWLATLQQQLGAGEALGLSPEEAVELLQGQSPVPGEGPHGYYPGSPEETGAQHTQLAERFSDAALVSMSVRELNRQLRGCGRDEALRLKQRRRTLKNRGYAQACRSKRLQQRRGLEAERARLAAQLDALRAEVARLARERDLYKARCDRLTSSGPGSGDHAHFFL, encoded by the exons GTGCACCCCTCCCAATCCAGCCCCAGAATGGCACTGCCACCTAGCCCCCTGGCCATGGAATATGTCAATGACTTTGACTTGATGAAGTTTGAGGTAAAGCGGGAACCCTCGGAGGGGCGATCTGCCCCTCCTACAGCCTCACTGGGTTCCACCCCCTACAGCTCAGTGCCTCCTTCACCCACCTTCAGTGAGCCAGGCATGGTGGGGGCCACCGAGGGACCCCGGCCAGGCCTGGAGGAGCTGTACTGGCTGGCCACCCTgcagcagcagctgggggctggggaggcacTGGGGCTGAGTCCGGAGGAGGCCGTGGAGCTGCTGCAGGGTCAGAGCCCAGTCCCTGGTGAGGGGCCCCATGGCTACTACCCAGGGAGCCCGGAGGAGACCGGAGCCCAGCATACCCAG CTGGCCGAGCGGTTTTCGGACGCGGCGCTGGTGTCGATGTCTGTGCGGGAGCTAAACCGGCAGCTGCGGGGCTGCGGGCGCGACGAGGCGCTGCGGCTGAAGCAGAGGCGCCGCACGCTGAAGAACCGCGGTTACGCGCAGGCCTGTCGCTCCAAGCGGCTGCAGCAGCGGCGCGGGCTGGAGGCCGAGCGTGCCCGCCTGGCCGCCCAGCTGGACGCGCTGAGGGCCGAGGTAGCCCGCCTGGCCAGGGAGCGCGACCTCTACAAGGCTCGCTGTGACCGGCTGACCTCGAGCGGCCCCGGGTCCGGGGACCACGCCCACTTCTTCCTCTGA